Genomic DNA from Buteo buteo chromosome 21, bButBut1.hap1.1, whole genome shotgun sequence:
GCTGTGCCCAAACTCCTGAAGGGATTCGGgtttaaaggagaaaaactatCCTCTCCTCCCTGTTCTCCTctgttcccccctccctccctgctgtgtcgtgtcccccgtcccccccccccaaaaaaaaaggcagaggggaagaaaagaaaaaaaaaaaagcttgctttctAACCCAGCCATTTCCAATGTCTGGTTCAGAGCCTGACTACATGCAGCTGAACCAGCCTGAAGGaaagtggtttgggttttgtttttttgtttgtttgtttgtttgtttttttttgtcagaggCCAGGAGCCTGTAGCAGGAGGACAGGAACAAAAAGCCTGAGCcagatttttttgaagtaaCAGCAAAATGGGGCAGAACATGGATGTATTGTACTGGAGTTGCTACATAAAACACACAGTCTGTTACCCCAGTGCTGTACCAGTGAAATTACCACTGTGACTGTCGTCCTTCCATGCTATGATGGATAACTGCTTCTGGGCAGTCAGTCTACCTTAATGTAGCAAACCGCTTAAACTGGTTAGTTCTGCAGTTTGGAAACCACTGTCCCTAATGCCAGATAATTGAGAATCTGTAGCACCGTGAATAgcacaggtttttcttttttcaaggaGTGTAAGTATATTAACGTGCACTGAGACATGGCCAAATCTGTACAGCTAGGGAATGTACAAAACATGTTTTAGACCAGCGTCTGTACCTTGCTGTAAAGATGTCTGACCTTGTCCTGTTTATATTCATTTGGTTGTGTGTAAGTTTAACAGCCTTTCTTAAAACAACCTGTACAAAGCACCCTGCAGCAGTCCTTTTCAGAATCTTTTAAGATAACATTTTTGATCTAAATTGGTCTATTGCACAAATCCTACGAGCACAAGACAAACAATACTGCGAATGAAAGCGCAGGCAGAGACGTTTCCCACCGACACGCATCAGTGGCATCAAATGGCTGTATCTGATGGGTGTGAGGACAAGTCCTGTGAAATAATCTTGTGCTCCTTTCTTGCTTCAAGAAATGAAATGGCAACGATGGTTCCgcctttccttttctgagagGTGGCTGCGATGTGATTGCAGCCCATTCTGGAAGAGGACAGTGTTAAAAGTTGTCTACTAGGAATATCTGAAATGTGATTGAATCATTTTCAGTGGCttagttttaaatgtaaatgtttttataGCCACCAGTTCAGATTATATCTTGATAATAAATATCCCTAGCATGCTAGCTGATGCTAGGAACTCTGGGAAGGAGTTTGCCTCTAGTTACTCCCTTCTTCTTGTTCCATCTCGttcagtgaaatgttttttgACAGGTGCCAGTACCTGTCCCATTTCCAATCATCCCTTAGTACACCAATACGCAGATCAAGGCACTGAGctgcttcctcttcccctgAGGAGAAGCAGAATGGTCATTTTAGCCATTTCCCAGAGCAGGATATGTTATTAGTTGACACTCACGTTATCAGACACTTTGCCATTCAAACTACCTTTTATATCAGCTGCAACTGGTCTCTGTTGACAGTGGGATTTCTAACCCTTACTTCTAACACAGTCATTTTGATCTGTATCAGTTCATTGATCTGTCCAACagcatttgaaacattttgctaTATTAATCTAACAAACACTTGCCTAAGGAAGCACAAGCTGTGCTATACTCTgaagttcacttttttttcctcttactctGCAGTCTTACTGCTACAGGTATCGCTGTGCAGCCCGAAGTCAAAACACTCCCGACAGCTCTGCTTCAAATCTGGGATTCCGCTGCGCAGCAGACACCTTGCCGGAGCTGCGGTGACCAAGCGGGCTGTCACACTGAGACACGAGGGGCTGAATTCCACCCGAGGAAGAGCAGGTGTGTGGAGTGTCACTTGTCGATGACACAGAATAGAAAAATCTAGTGCTTAAACTTCctgctgagggaaaaaaaatccaacaccaCTCAACAGCGCTTGAAAAACCTTCACGTATTTATCTGTGGGGAACCTGGCCTGGACTCTTATCCTGACCAAATGTTCTATTGGTGAATTCTGTTGATTTTAGCAAGAGTAGTCTGGAGTTAACTAGCACAAAACTGAGCAGAAACATGCCAGTTGTGTTTTAAAAGGttaattaataatttcttttgaaaaaatctttattaaataGTTGTATTTATTGTAATAGTTTGAATTTCTACACTCAACTCCAATAAACAAGGACTTTATAAACTTCTAGACAGCTTTAAGAGAAAATTGTAGGAGTTAACAGTGAGGACTGGAATACAGACAGCTATCTGCATGGGCAGTTAGTGCAGCCCTTGCATTACATTCCTGTTGCAGTGAAAATTGGGTCcagaaatgtgctttttctgGTTAGATACTTGCTCCTCTTTAGAAAGTGCCTTCTGCAGCTGCGGGATGATAATCCTCAGGGTGATGATGATTAGAAATGATGTAcatatttgaataaaatttcAAGCATTTATTTATGCTGAAGTCTTTTATTGATAGAAAAACACTGGCAATTTTCTTTGAGGTTCTTGGACATGGCATAGACTTATTTTGGGGACTTGCAAATCGCAAAACCAGCATCATTAAAAACTGAAGCTAACAAATTATTCCACTTGAATAAAAGCTTACTAAAGTGAAAAGATGGCAGATGTAACTGTGAGCCCTAAGGCCTAATAAGGTAAATTTTGAAActgttgtgtttaaaaaaaaaaaaaaaaaaaaaaaaaaaaaaatcccatttaaaaggagaggcagtttagcaaggaggaagggaaacGGGAATAACAAGAGCTACCTCACTGTGGGATCTGAATGTACTTCAGGCCTTTCACCAAGTGCTTTGCGCTGTCACTCACTCTAGGATGTGGTATCTGGTCCTATTTCTGTGCCAGGCAATTGCTTGCTCTAAGCAGACTGACAAAGTGATTGCCTGTGCAGCAGGCTGGGTGCCAGAATGGTTGTCCTGTTGAACGTGTCACCGTCAGCTTGTGGCTGCCCTCTAACAGGCCTCTTGCTGCCTGCCTGTAAAACAGGGATTGAACTCAGCTGTCTTCTCAGCTGCTTTGAGACCAAACAGTGAAAAACGTGGTGGATTAACAAAAACTTTTGCATTGatgccagcccttcccagcatTATCTTTTCTGTAGGAAGTTGGGTTTGGGTTTAATACAACCTGGGGTTAATACAAATCCATTGCTTGCCAGCTCTTTCTCCACTTGGTGTTTGATGTTGAAAAGAAGATATTGGGGGATGTCTGGGGAGCCCTTCAACAAACACCAGCCTCCAGCAGGGGGTAAAGGTGATTctagcaagcagaaaaaaattattccagaatACACCACTATGACTTGGAACTCACATATGCACGATAAAAGCTGTGGTAAATATTTTGTGTAGTAAAGACTGCCTTACCACCATTAagtgtttaattaaaatctatGTATTAAAAACATCTATTTTACAGAGAGTAATAGGGAAAGATTCTATCTTTATTTCTATCTTTCTAAACGGCATGTCTCTGctccttgaaaaaaatgcacacaatTCCCTATATTGGAAAATTCTTAtgactttatttaaataaacagcttGATGATGCCACAACATCAGGTATATGTCAGTTAGTGCTcactgtgctgcaggcagcacgTGGGGGAAAgtcttcctgttcttctgcgGAGATGATGGAATGTGTCCCATCCATGCTGCTTTAGTTTGGATAACAGTTATTGTGTTTAACTCAAGGATATTTAATGAAAGATCTTGTAATAAATGTGATCAGATTTCAATGGGAAAGTAAATTTCCATGCTGGAGTGAGTATTGAATATTGAAATGTTGATAATTATTACTGCACTTTGAGAgtagaaaggaggagggaggattACAGGGAGCTCACAGTCTTTAGAGCTCTTTGATTGGGTTCATTGTGAAAGAGCACACCAAACTGTGAAGTGGTAGACCGGGACTCTGAAGCTGAAAGGAACCTGAAGGAAAAAGCgagcagaaatgcagcaggaagaaacaagggtccattttctttttttagtcccttgttaagggattttttttctttttagtaggATTTTGCTCCACACCTCCAGACAGCTGTAGTGCTGAGGCATAGCAAAGCGTAATGCACATGCTGTGTGGAAAAAGGCCATTAGCAATTGCCATGATGGTTTAGAACTCTATGACAACCTATTATTTTATGTTCTTGCAAGGCCTTTAACGTGGCTGGCTCTTTTCAACAGTGCAACGCTGTCGTCTTCTTCTGTGCTGTGGAAGTTTGTTCTAACCAGATAATTGATACTCTGTTCACTTGCTAGAAGCAGCATCAGCTGGCTGGGACAGAAAGGGTAGGATTGCACAAAGACAGAAGGCTCGGCTGTGTTCTCTGGTTTAAGGCTGGTGATGCAAGGACTAGATCTTGCTaatggtgtttgggtttttgtgtttcagggtttgttttttttttaatctacactTCCTTAACTACTCAAAATCATGCCAAGTACATATTTGTAACAGGAAGCTAACAAATCGTGCCGTCATTTTGAAAACGAGGAACACAGATGGTATTAAAACTAGTCTTGAAACTTTTTCcaggagggaaagaggaagTAGATTGGATCatctgctcccagccctccagTCCCACTGGCTGTAAGTGTCTGGGTGGCTGGCGCAACGCCCTTTGAGGGAAGAAAACCAGATAAGCCTCTAAATAGGACAATAGGCCTTGCAACCCAAGCTGTATTCTGGTAGACAGTGCAGCGTGCATTCTGAGTTACGGGATCTGGAGAACTCTTCCAGAGAAGCAGGCACTCTTAATGAGGCAAGGATTAAAGTTAATGGCCACTCAGCTTGTAAGTGGCTTTTGACAAGCAACTGAAATCCTTTGGAAGCTTTCTGTACTGACAGAAGTGATGCTTTAATCATTAACCCTAAGAAAAACTATGCAGTAATCTTCTCTTAAACTAAAACCACAGCCATATGTAAATCTCAACAGCAGTTCTTCATAACGGAAGCATGAAGATATATATTAAATGGGAAAAAGCTAACACTGAACCTTATCAAGGAAGAATAGGTAAACACAAAGTAAGATTTTGTTTAGCAAATAGCAGAATAATAGCAGCAAACTATCCCTTGTCTGTATCAGGTTAATCTTCCAGGTGCAAATGAAAGTggtcttttatttggaaaaaaagttaccaATGGTCTTCAGAACAGccaaccccccctccccccccaagaTGTGCAAccttgtgtgtctgtgtgttacGTCAAAGGTTATGAATACagttaaaaatcaaactgtACAGAGCAAATAACCTACAGGTTTGTGCTGCTGATGGTGCACTGTGGCACGACTGTAAAAAGTAGCATTGCAGTTAATCTGTCTTGTGCATCAAAGTTGGGGGAAATTCAAAACAAGCTTATTTGTTTGAAGCGTCCTTAATTTGAAAGGAAGTAGAGTGACGTAACATTCAGTTGCAGAACATACCTCATCCAGCAAGCTCTCTCCTGTATCCCTGGTGTGAGGAGATGCTCAGTAAAGCCATGTACATGTGTTAGACCTGTACAAGAATGATGAAAACAAGAGGCAATAATCTCCTCCctctgctgggagaggacaGGCCTTGCTTAATGCTGTCTGACTCTGCAGGAACAGTGAAAACAAATCAGTTAGTAGTGAAAAGGAGTGCTCACATATTTGTCAGCCATTCAACGATGTAAAAAACCATATTTGTTGTTGCTCAGATGTACTTTTGTATTTCCTACTTTAATCTATTTCAGAAATCAGAATAGTAGCATCATACTGCTTTAGACTGCAGAGTTGGAATTTGCTTCCTAAGTAGCATAATAATAGTGCTGGAAAGTAATATGGATGTGCTGCTTGCTATTACTGCAGAAATCTTATTAGATGAGCCTTGAGATAGATGTGATTTAAAAAGATGGGATGATTGTAATTCTTGGAGCTGGCAGTACTGCGCTGTTTACACAGCAGCTAAATGGTCATGAAACTGAACTAGTCACTTAAAACCAGATTTTGGCATGCAGCTAGATGTGACTGAAGTGGAAAAGGTGAGGGGTGAAGCATTCAAGCTAATCTTTCTGGACAAGTTTTTACATCAATAATAATAAGCTATTTATGTTTCatggaacaaaaaaatttttagcAAGTacgtaattttaaaaaaatcatttattttaatggtatTTAAGAAACCTAATGCCCTTCTTGCAAATATCAACATTCCTTTGTCTCATTCTCTTGTGTAATTTTCAGTAACATTTCTCATTGTCCTTTCTGTGTACCAAtgttaaaagttcattttttctgaaaggtacAAATTGAGAGAGGTACTTTAACTTAcagcaagctgtcagaagaaaacaagaaaaaaacaccaggCCTGGCTTAGTAACTGACTTTGGAACATCCTGAAGCTCCAGTGCTCCTTCATACCATCCACCTTGAAAACAGTCTCTAGGATGCTGCATGAAGTTATTCTCAAAATCTTGTCTTCCACCTGTTACTCAAAACCACACATGCTTCCTTGCTGGAATACACAGAGTTTTATTCAACTGCAATTTAACTGCtaaggaaaattatatttttaggTATATTTTGGGACTGAAAAGCTACAGAGAACTCCCTGAGCAAGTGTCTGGTGCAGAAAAGAGGGAGCTGTCCCAAGGTAAGAAGGAAGCACATGTGCGGGAACCACAGTAACAAGGTTTTCTCAATCTGTTATCTTcctctaaatatttttgttctctgttagTTATTGGTAAATTATGGAATCTTCCAGAATAATCATATGAAAGTTCCTCTCCAGCAGAAATATCAGTGGCTGCGAAAAGTGCCAGTTTAGGCACCATTGAGTCAACTCGAACTGGCACCATAAATAAATTTGGTTCACAAGAATGATTCAGGAATCTGCCTATGTTACCAATGCATGTAGGGTCAACAAATGTCTCCATTACCTGACCATTATGGAGGTGCTCCCTCACTACTATAATATAGTTCGAATCCTTTGATTTCTGGGCCTGAATTCTTCTACGTGCCTCATTAAAGCCTAAAACTTCACCAGCATATTCACAAACAAATCTTCCTTTAGCTATGAATTCCAGAGTACGAAGACCCCAccctttcttttcagtcttgaaTACCTCAAGTCTGAGCTGCAAGCCCCTCTGAACAACCCTGTTTTGACAGGATTCACCACACTGGCACATGGCATTGCATTCAAAAACAGGCCTGGTGTACTCCTCCTCTTCACCTGTAGGCCTCAGGCACAAACTGTTGTAATTTTCACCAAAGCGAAGACACGAGCATGTGTGAACCATGCAGGAGCTGGTAAGACAAGAACACCCCGGAAAAGTGATTTCAGTGGGGTCAATGTCTCCATCTGCTCCAGCGACGTTGTCTGGGCTATACTGCAAAGAGAACAAGAGTCAAATCCTTGTCATGTTCAATGCTTCTTTCCACAGAGGCTATcatatttttaagaattctGTGATTGGCAACAACTGCTGTCTGAATGTGgggaaatgaaataatgaacacttctttttcctgtaaacTTCTAATTACAATTCTAACTTTTCTAGACCATTTTAAAGAATGCAAACCAGATATTCCATATAGGCTGAAAAAGAATCGATAGTCTGTTAGTGACTGGACTTCTCAAAATAGTCTgctagccagaaaaaaaaaaaacaatcttaGCAGGAAAAACATGTCATCTAATTGGATCTAATTTACTAGATagagtttttatttaaatagcgAAGTATCTTTAAAGTAATTTCTCCCCCTTTTAAAGCGCTCAAAAAACTACTTACAAGGTTAGTCTATAGCTATTTTAAGTCACAGAATTTCAAATGcccatttttgttaaaaattaagatACTTTCAATTTATCTATTCAAAATGTTGCAGTCAAACTTGCTCCTGCTAATTCTGTTACAAAGTGATGATGGTGTGCACTAGCACACCTCTACATTTGTACAAAAAAGCTGAGCTAACTACTCTGTTGTGAGGGTGGCACATGAAAGCTGAAAATCACGTTCTCAAAATTACACTGATGCCCCCAGCAGGTGAATGATTATAGAACCATGGActgttgcaaaataaaagctgatAGAAACTTTGCAAAACATAGACAGCTACAtgtatatttttactttttttctcaccaTTCAGCTTGCAAAGCTTTATTTAGAAACCTAGAGTATGTGCTATTACTAAATATTACATTTCACAATAGCTTATGTCTGGTAGCTTCTGGGTGTTGGGAAACATGCCAGTTCATTtggaagtttcttttcttcataaacATCAGCTTTCTCAGTCATTTGGCTTTACTCAAAACCAAGTTTAATAGTCCCTTTTCTGTTCCCATCTTCTCCCATTCACAGACTACAAGCTTTCCTATTTCTGTTAAATACCAGCAGCACACCATGCCATTTAGAAATGTTAGGGTCTATTTGGATtgggtcttttttcccccaggctTACTTGAAGCTGCTTCgttctgttttctaaatacCCTCTAATTAATGATTGAAGCAACATCCTAGGCAATCGGGTGTACTTCCAGGAAACGTGTTTGGAACTTACTACAAGTAATACAGAAAATGGCAGAAACTGGACTATGCCtgagaaagcatgaaaaaagtTACACGTTTAAGGTATTGCCCTGTGTTTCTAGGCGGCATCTTTTCCTGTAGATGGTTGTGGAGTGGGAAGCCTCTGCCAAGCCTGTCAGGGTTTTACTGCCGCTCTCGTTTCAGTCTCCGGCCGGCGCTGACGCCCTGTAGCGCAAGAGCTTTATTCCTCCTAAAAGGTGACGTCTCAACCGCGCGATTAAAATCTCCGGAGCGCCAGGTATC
This window encodes:
- the LOC142042569 gene encoding histone-lysine N-methyltransferase SETMAR translates to MAAGADLSGGLEPVAVGLWPPGEAPPAFQYSPDNVAGADGDIDPTEITFPGCSCLTSSCMVHTCSCLRFGENYNSLCLRPTGEEEEYTRPVFECNAMCQCGESCQNRVVQRGLQLRLEVFKTEKKGWGLRTLEFIAKGRFVCEYAGEVLGFNEARRRIQAQKSKDSNYIIVVREHLHNGQVMETFVDPTCIGNIGRFLNHSCEPNLFMVPVRVDSMVPKLALFAATDISAGEELSYDYSGRFHNLPITNREQKYLEEDNRLRKPCYCGSRTCASFLPWDSSLFSAPDTCSGSSL